A single Syngnathoides biaculeatus isolate LvHL_M chromosome 18, ASM1980259v1, whole genome shotgun sequence DNA region contains:
- the dgat2 gene encoding diacylglycerol O-acyltransferase 2, giving the protein MKTILAAYSGVLKGTGSSILSSLQDLPLAFWVCGSKMEKHLQVISVLQWVITFLALGAVCTVLLIYMFCTDCWLIAALYTSWLILDWNTPKQGGRRSSWVRSWTVWTYFRDYFPIRLIKTHDLLPNRNYIFGYHPHGIFCFGAFCNFGTEATGFSKKFPGIKPSLATLAGNFRMPVLRDYLMSGGICPVNRNSIDYLLSCNGTGNAVIIVVGGAAESLHCAPGMNSVILKNRKGFVRMALQKGSDLVPVYSFGENDAYKQVILEEGTYWRAIQKKLQKLLGFAPCLFHGCGLFFGNSWGIVPYGKPITTIVGEPITVPKIEDPSDEMVDLYHAMYVKSLQCLFDKYKTRFGLKESDVLYIE; this is encoded by the exons ATGAAGACCATCCTTGCCGCATACTCGGGCGTGCTCAAAG GCACTGGCTCCAGCATCCTCTCCTCCCTGCAGGACCTACCCTTGGCTTTCTGGGTGTGTGGGTCCAAGATGGAGAAACATCTCCAGGTCATCTCTGTACTGCAGTGGGTCATCACCTTCTTAGCTTTAG GGGCAGTCTGCACAGTGCTGCTAATCTATATGTTCTGCACTGATTGTTGGCTTATCGCTGCCCTTTACACCTCCTGGCTCATTCTTGACTGGAACACGCCAAAACAAG GCGGTAGAAGATCTTCATGGGTCAGAAGTTGGACGGTGTGGACGTACTTTCGAGACTATTTCCCAATAAGG CTAATTAAAACCCATGACCTGCTACCCAACCGGAACTATATCTTTGGCTACCATCCTCATGGCATCTTCTGCTTCGGGGCTTTCTGCAACTTTGGGACAGAGGCCACGggcttctctaagaaattccCCGGCATCAAGCCCTCCTTGGCAACCTTGGCGGGAAACTTCCGAATGCCTGTCCTACGAGACTACCTGATGTCTGGAG gtatctGTCCTGTGAATAGGAACTCCATTGACTACCTGCTGTCATGCAACGGTACAGGAAACGCTGTGATTATTGTCGTGGGAGGCGCAGCGGAGTCGTTGCACTGTGCACCAGGCATGAATTCCGTCATCCTCAAGAACCGTAAAGGCTTTGTGAGAATGGCACTCCAGAAAGG GTCTGACTTGGTTCCAGTGTATTCCTTTGGGGAGAATGACGCCTACAAGCAGGTGATCCTCGAGGAGGGCACTTACTGGAGAGCTATCCAGAAGAAGTTACAGAAGTTGCTCGGCTTCGCTCCGTGCCTTTTCCATGGGTGCGGCCTCTTCTTTGGCAACTCCTGGGGCATCGTGCCATATGGCAAACCGATCACAACTATCG TTGgggagccaatcacagtgccCAAAATAGAGGACCCCTCTGATGAGATGGTGGATCTTTATCACGCAATGTATGTCAAGTCCCTTCAGTGCCTGTTTGACAAGTACAAGACTCGTTTTGGTTTGAAGGAGAGTGATGTCCTGTATATTGAGTGA